TGACGGTTCAATGCAATCGAACGCTGGTCCAAGATACGTGTGTAAACCATGCGGCGCATAATTTCTTTTAAATCATCATCTGAAAGTTCAGGCATAGCGTCTTCGTTAACAATTTCGCCTTCTTCATTCAGGATTTGAAACGTTTCAAATTGATTCTCAATGTTTTCAAGAGTGCGTTTCAAAATAATTCACCTCTTCCTTTCTACTTTAAAAAAATGGATGCTGTGAGTAGCTTTCCCAATTATGAAAAAAAACTGTACCGATTTGCTCTTTACGTTTTACCCTGTACACTTCTTCACTAATCATCAGTGCGGCAGCAACTGCAAACTGTTACATTCATTCAGCAAAAAAAAATGGTACAATGTTAATCCTCTTAGTAGTTTAGCTCAAAATGACAAGATTCGTCAATTACTTCGAAATGGATAATCATATATGGAGATGCACAAATGTCAATTTTCGACAAATCGAGCGCTGTATAAGCAGTGGTACCCTTATACTGTACCACCTCATTTTTAAGCCTGTATTAATTTTACTTTGTTTTATTTTTCGATGCAAATAAAAATAACCGTCTTATCCAGACGGTTATTTTTATTCAAGTTTTTGCTTACTCTCCCGATCCTGAGCCGCTTTCACTCTTATCGTTTGATGATCCGGAGTTATTATTCCCAGATTCTTCATATTCAACTTTTAAACCTGCTGCTTCATAAAATTCTTTTTTTAATTGATTGTATTTTTCTGTATAGCTGTTAAATTGTTTATTAGCTTCAATCACTTCATCATACGTACTATTGATTTGCTTGATTTGTGCCTGCAGGTCTTCTTCTTTCAAGTCTTTGTTTTGAAGCATTTTATATAGTTCTGAATCATGCTTTAACGCCGTTTTGTAAGACTTGTACAAGTCTTGATAAGCATCATACCGTTTTTGCATGGTATCATAGAGTTCATCGGCTTTATCTTTTGCTTCTTTTTTATCTTCATCCATCTCACTGATCAGAGGTTTAATCTTATCGAATTCTTCCTTCGCGGAATCTATACTCTCTTTTTCCATTTCGAGCTTCTCTTTTCTCTGCTCAACAATATCAGCCGCTTTAGAAGACAATTTTTTAATTTTATCGAATTCGTCCATACTCAAATCAATGATTTGGTTATAGAGATCGTTTTCTTTGTTTTCTAAATCCACTAATGGCTGCTG
This Halobacillus salinarum DNA region includes the following protein-coding sequences:
- a CDS encoding YkyA family protein, producing the protein MQSRFVLGIMAFAVLLLTACNGKSAQEEIYDHLEKAVSLEDTFREQQQPLVDLENKENDLYNQIIDLSMDEFDKIKKLSSKAADIVEQRKEKLEMEKESIDSAKEEFDKIKPLISEMDEDKKEAKDKADELYDTMQKRYDAYQDLYKSYKTALKHDSELYKMLQNKDLKEEDLQAQIKQINSTYDEVIEANKQFNSYTEKYNQLKKEFYEAAGLKVEYEESGNNNSGSSNDKSESGSGSGE